In the Helianthus annuus cultivar XRQ/B chromosome 11, HanXRQr2.0-SUNRISE, whole genome shotgun sequence genome, one interval contains:
- the LOC110872090 gene encoding internal alternative NAD(P)H-ubiquinone oxidoreductase A2, mitochondrial produces the protein MYRFKNLTRFTHRTATKFTPTPFSLRHLATAGDAVAPPTAGLGPTKKPDKPRVVVLGSGWAGCRLMKGIDTSIYDVVCVSPRNHMVFTPLLASTCVGTLEFRSVAEPIGRIQPAISHEPGSFFFLANCVGLDSKNHEVHCQTITDGLQTLDPWDFKISYDKLVIASGAEASTFGIKGVKEHAIFLREVHHAQEIRRKLLLNLMLSDVPGVSEEEKRRLLHCVVVGGGPTGVEFSGELSDFIMRDVHQRYTHVQDYIHVTLIEANDILSSFDDRLRVYATTQLTKSGVRLVRGTVKDVQPKKIVLSDGTDVPYGLLVWSTGVGPSAFVRNIDLPKAPGGRIGVDDWLRVPSTPDIFAIGDCSGYLESTGKPTLPALAQVAEREGKYLAQLLNKIGKEGGGYANGGGDMELGAPFVYKHLGSMATVGSYKALVDLRQSKEAKGLSIAGFTSWFIWRSAYLTRVVSWRNRFYVAINWLTTFVFGRDISRI, from the exons ATGTACCGGTTCAAGAATCTGACCCGGTTCACCCACCGAACCGCCACCAAATTCACACCAACTCCGTTCTCTCTCCGCCACCTCGCCACCGCCGGCGATGCGGTGGCTCCACCGACAGCCGGACTTGGGCCCACCAAGAAACCGGACAAGCCCAGAGTGGTGGTTCTGGGCTCCGGTTGGGCCGGTTGTCGGTTGATGAAAGGGATTGATACAAGTATATACGACGTCGTTTGTGTGTCTCCAAGGAATCATATGGTTTTTACTCCTTTGTTAGCTTCTACTTGTGTTGGTACTCTTGAATTCCGGTCTGTTGCTGAGCCGATTGGTCGGATTCAACCGGCGATTTCTCATGAACCCGGTTCTTTTTTCTTTTTGGCGAATTGTGTTGGGCTTGATTCCAAGAATCATGAG GTGCATTGCCAAACAATAACAGATGGATTACAGACACTAGACCCATGGGATTTCAAGATTTCATATGACAAACTAGTGATTGCTTCGGGAGCTGAAGCTTCAACGTTTGGAATCAAGGGTGTAAAAGAACACGCGATTTTCCTTCGCGAGGTGCACCACGCTCAAGAAATCAGAAGAAAACTGCTTCTCAACTTGATGCTCTCTGATGTGCCTG GCGTTTCTGAAGAAGAAAAGCGTAGACTTTTGCATTGTGTGGTTGTTGGTGGGGGTCCTACGGGAGTTGAGTTCAGTGGCGAGCTTAGTGATTTCATCATGAGAGATGTTCATCAAAGATACACTCATGTACAAGATTACATTCATGTTACCTTAATCGAG GCTAATGATATCTTATCTTCATTTGATGACCGCCTTCGGGTATATGCTACTACTCAATTGACCAAG TCGGGAGTTCGTCTAGTTCGTGGAACTGTAAAGGATGTTCAACCTAAAAAGATAGTTCTGAGTGACGGGACTGATGTTCCATACGGATTATTGGTATGGTCTACTGGGGTGGGCCCCTCGGCTTTCGTTCGAAACATAGATCTCCCAAAGGCTCCAGGTGGAAG GATCGGGGTTGATGATTGGTTAAGGGTACCATCCACACCCGACATTTTTGCAATCGGGGATTGTAGTGGGTACCTCGAGAGTACCGGGAAACCAACACTTCCCGCTTTGGCCCAA GTGGCGGAGAGAGAGGGGAAGTACCTAGCGCAACTTCTAAACAAGATCGGTAAAGAGGGTGGTGGATACGCTAATGGTGGCGGTGATATGGAACTCGGGGCCCCTTTTGTATATAAGCATCTTGGAAGTATGGCTACTGTTGGTAGTTATAAGGCTCTAGTGGATCTCAGGCAAAGCAAG GAAGCGAAAGGTTTGTCGATTGCGGGATTCACTTCTTGGTTCATTTGGCGTTCCGCTTATCTCACACGCGTTGTAAGCTGGAGGAATAGGTTTTACGTGGCAATAAACTGGTTAACAACATTTGTGTTTGGTCGAGATATAAGCCGAATATGA